In Desulfobacterales bacterium, the genomic window TTCCGGATTCCGAGAAAGCGGTCGGCCGATTCCTTGCAGAATTTACTTTGGTAAAATACATAATCGGCCAGATGCAACAGCGTCCTCATCGGCGCGTTGGTATCTTCCCATCCCGGCCCATGCCATGCCGGGAAGGCAACGCCGTTCTGATTCCAAACCAGCTTCGCGCCTTTCTTCTTGGAAGCTTCAGCTATTTGACCCGCATAGGGACTCTTATAACTGCTCAGCAGATAGAGCAGATTGTAACTTTTCGGCGAGTTGGCATATAACCCCTGCATCCCTTGAAATTTTACGATGCCGCCATGCGCCTGCTCACCGGGGCCCGGCACATGATCGAAACCGTAGGATACTCTCGGCCGGTCGAATTTGCCGTCCGCAGCCCGACGGGCTTTCAATTTGATTTTTGCGGATGCAGCTTCGGCTATAATATGTCCCAACAATCTTCGCATGTATTCCCAACCTGCAATCTTCTTATTCTTTTTGAACAATACGATTATATTGATGTTAACACGTTTTGGACAAAGCCGGCATGCTTTGCAGCTACCGCCTCAGTGGAATAATACCTTTCGACCAGAGCTCGGGCTGCATCGCGTTCATCATCCAGCATCCTGTCTTTTGTCAACAACTCGTCCAGGGCATTATCCCATTCATCCGCAGTATGGCAAATACGAATGCCGCCATTTTCAGCTCTTTGGGCCACATCAACATAACTTGGCAAAGGGCTGCAAATCGCCATATTCCCGCACGCCATGCCAAGGGTGATCTTCCATTCCGTATGGGCCATGTTATACGAATTATCCAGAAAACGGGGTGCGATACAAACGCCTCCATTGGAATATATATCCAATAACTGCGCTATTGATTGAAATGGAATAATCTCATGCTCGATATCATTAAGCAGGGCCAAAAAACGTTCTTTATAGTCAGCATGCCAGGAATCAATTTTTGACAGCGAATTGGTTATCAGTACCAGGTGTATCCGTTCTTTAAATTTCTTTAATATATTCTCAATCGCAAGTAGCTCAAATAATTTGATTGCTTGTCCGCTCCATAATAATGACAAACGTCCATTTAAGTTTATTTTGCT contains:
- a CDS encoding glycosyltransferase is translated as MFKTRKKMGFIIGQQLDGIRILQPDRIPSDATGFMRFGWVSDQINNAPEYDLKYEIYRPWHKYDMIIFIKSMGPRSMKVLRRNKQKGEKVIFDANVNYYEIWGKFYYDGMSPTEQQRLDAIEITSVADAVIADSTFLENTCRKYNPEVCWIPDNVNMDLVPSRPKSKINLNGRLSLLWSGQAIKLFELLAIENILKKFKERIHLVLITNSLSKIDSWHADYKERFLALLNDIEHEIIPFQSIAQLLDIYSNGGVCIAPRFLDNSYNMAHTEWKITLGMACGNMAICSPLPSYVDVAQRAENGGIRICHTADEWDNALDELLTKDRMLDDERDAARALVERYYSTEAVAAKHAGFVQNVLTSI